Proteins encoded in a region of the Sugiyamaella lignohabitans strain CBS 10342 chromosome B, complete sequence genome:
- the MAK5 gene encoding Mak5p (Essential nucleolar protein; putative DEAD-box RNA helicase required for maintenance of M1 dsRNA virus; involved in biogenesis of large (60S) ribosomal subunits; GO_component: GO:0005730 - nucleolus [Evidence IEA]; GO_component: GO:0005730 - nucleolus [Evidence IDA] [PMID 13680366]; GO_component: GO:0005634 - nucleus [Evidence IEA]; GO_function: GO:0005524 - ATP binding [Evidence IEA,IEA]; GO_function: GO:0004004 - ATP-dependent RNA helicase activity [Evidence ISS] [PMID 7754712]; GO_function: GO:0008026 - ATP-dependent helicase activity [Evidence IEA]; GO_function: GO:0003723 - RNA binding [Evidence IEA]; GO_function: GO:0004386 - helicase activity [Evidence IEA,IEA]; GO_function: GO:0016787 - hydrolase activity [Evidence IEA]; GO_function: GO:0003676 - nucleic acid binding [Evidence IEA]; GO_function: GO:0000166 - nucleotide binding [Evidence IEA]; GO_process: GO:0006200 - ATP catabolic process [Evidence IEA]; GO_process: GO:0000466 - maturation of 5.8S rRNA from tricistronic rRNA transcript (SSU-rRNA, 5.8S rRNA, LSU-rRNA) [Evidence IMP] [PMID 13680366]; GO_process: GO:0000463 - maturation of LSU-rRNA from tricistronic rRNA transcript (SSU-rRNA, 5.8S rRNA, LSU-rRNA) [Evidence IMP] [PMID 13680366]; GO_process: GO:0006364 - rRNA processing [Evidence IEA]; GO_process: GO:0042273 - ribosomal large subunit biogenesis [Evidence IMP] [PMID 13680366]; GO_process: GO:0042273 - ribosomal large subunit biogenesis [Evidence IMP] [PMID 7739558]; GO_process: GO:0042254 - ribosome biogenesis [Evidence IEA]) yields MAGKALKRKLSSKSNGPQKSGLKKAKKTVALDNLAWKSVDVADGGLDDFEGFYGLEEVDGVSVEVENGTLKFKAAESKEDTENEEKEKAPTNGSAKNKASEKVAPYVSPFAEEEEDDYEDSDSEENQGEEEEEEGESEIDESKESKNKTAKGAENKKKSSGLVSLKTPGNPFDLLEETESEVSAELDWSLPDTTLSSSILTALSALKFYKPTDIQAQVIPEILTDSDVIGKAATGSGKTLAYGIPIIEKHIRLSESIKPAKKWPTALIFGPTRELVHQITKHLEQVWKYGNFTGSGVVAITGGLAIQKQRRLIDNNPAIIVATPGRFLEILTEATSEFRDQFKKCETLVLDEADRLIQEGHFQELEKILDLIGRGRRTRRQTLVFSATFQRDLMKKLDSKRTSSNAGRQASNAGALKILNEKLEFKDKNPVFIDSNPAESVARSVVESIMECGAMEKDLYLYYFLLTYPARSIVFVNSIDTVKRLVPFLKELGLPSLGLHSDMIQKQRLRSLERFKANDKSILVATDVAARGLDIPLIDHVVHYHLPRTADMYIHRSGRTARAGNEGVSLLLCSPDEASGPLIKLKRALYKDNATNKTAMKTFEVEYDFLNRLKPRITLAKQISDTVNQSTHKGKTDAWLKKAVEDLGVDLSDDEIENITGDRRKKNKPEQPKGDLRSLRAQLQSELQRPVGHAGKYLTRGTVNLAQMVTSGKSHQAFLGKEQTSALESLNTKPKSKK; encoded by the coding sequence ATGGCGGGAAAGGCGTTGAAACGTAAGCTCAGTTCGAAGAGTAATGGGCCACAGAAGAGTGGTCTGAAAAAAGCCAAGAAAACCGTCGCTTTGGATAATCTGGCCTGGAAGTCGGTGGATGTGGCTGACGGTGGGTTGGACGATTTCGAGGGTTTTTACGGCCTGGAGGAGGTCGATGGTGTCAGTGTCGAGGTCGAGAACGGGACATTGAAATtcaaggctgctgagagTAAAGAGGATACTGAGAATgaggagaaagagaaggCTCCTACCAATGGATCCGCCAAGAACAAAGCATCTGAGAAGGTAGCTCCGTACGTCTCGCCATTTGCcgaggaggaggaagatgaCTATGAGGATTCAGACTCTGAAGAAAATCAaggagaagaggaagaggaagaaggcGAAAGTGAGATAGATGAATCAAAAGagtcaaaaaataaaacggCAAAAGGAGctgagaacaagaagaagtcgTCAGGTCTAGTATCTCTAAAGACTCCAGGAAATCCATTTGATTTACTGGAAGAGACAGAATCAGAAGTTTCAGCTGAGTTGGACTGGTCACTGCCAGACACGACGCTGTCGTCGTCTATTCTAACTGCCCTGTCAGCACTCAAATTTTATAAGCCCACAGATATCCAGGCACAGGTCATTCCCGAGATTCTCACTGATTCAGATGTTATTGGAAAGGCTGCCACTGGTTCAGGTAAGACCCTGGCTTATGGAATCCCTATTATAGAAAAGCATATTCGACTCAGTGAAAGCATTAAACCCGCCAAAAAATGGCCCACGGCACTTATTTTTGGCCCTACTAGAGAATTAGTGCATCAAATCACAAAGCATCTTGAACAGGTGTGGAAGTACGGAAACTTCACTGGTTCTGGAGTTGTGGCTATTACCGGTGGTCTGGCTATCCAAAAACAACGCAGATTGATTGACAATAATCCTGCTATTATTGTGGCTACGCCGGGTCGTTTTCTGGAAATCCTCACTGAGGCCACTAGTGAGTTCAGAGACCAGTTTAAGAAATGCGAGActcttgttcttgatgaAGCAGATCGTTTAATTCAAGAAGGCCATTTCCAAGAACTAGAGAAGATTCTCGACTTGATTGGCCGTGGTAGAAGAACCAGGCGTCAGACTTTAGTGTTCTCAGCTACTTTCCAAAGAGATCTAATGAAGAAACTTGATAGCAAACGAACCTCGTCAAACGCCGGTCGTCAAGCTTCTAATGCTGGAGCATTGAAAATTCTGAATGAAAAGCTCGAGTTCAAGGATAAGAATCCTGTTTTTATCGACTCTAACCCCGCCGAGTCAGTTGCCCGCAGCGTTGTCGAGTCTATTATGGAATGTGGTGCTATGGAGAAAGATCTTTATTTGTACTACTTTCTCCTCACATATCCAGCTAGAAGCATTGTTTTTGTCAACAGTATCGACACAGTCAAGCGTCTTGTGCCATTCCTCAAAGAACTTGGTCTACCAAGTCTCGGACTCCACTCAGATATGATCCAGAAGCAACGTCTAAGATCTTTGGAAAGATTCAAAGCTAACGATAAGAGTATTCTGGTGGCCACAGATGTTGCCGCTAGAGGTCTTGATATCCCACTTATTGACCACGTTGTACACTACCACTTGCCTCGTACCGCTGATATGTATATTCATCGATCAGGAAGAACTGCCCGTGCTGGCAATGAGGGTGTCTCCTTACTTCTCTGCTCACCAGATGAAGCTTCTGGACCATTAATCAAGCTCAAGCGTGCTTTATACAAAGATAACGCCACGAACAAGACTGCCATGAAAACATTTGAAGTCGAATACGATTTCCTCAACCGACTCAAACCACGAATTACTCTCGCCAAACAAATCTCCGACACAGTCAACCAGTCAACCCACAAAGGTAAAACCGATGCCTGGCTCAAGaaagctgttgaagatCTCGGAGTCGACCTTTCCGACGACGAAATTGAGAACATCACTGGCGACAGACGCAAGAAGAATAAACCTGAACAGCCCAAAGGTGATCTGAGGTCGCTACGTGCTCAGTTACAATCAGAACTTCAACGTCCTGTTGGACACGCTGGTAAATACCTCACTCGTGGCACAGTCAACCTCGCCCAAATGGTCACCTCTGGCAAGTCTCACCAGGCTTTCCTCGGCAAAGAGCAAACTAGCGCTCTCGAGAGTCTCAACACGAAGCCTAAATCCAAGAAATAA
- the SUP45 gene encoding translation termination factor eRF1 (Polypeptide release factor (eRF1) in translation termination; mutant form acts as a recessive omnipotent suppressor; methylated by Mtq2p-Trm112p in ternary complex eRF1-eRF3-GTP; mutation of methylation site confers resistance to zymocin; has a role in cytokinesis through interaction with Mlc1p; GO_component: GO:0005737 - cytoplasm [Evidence IEA,IEA,IEA]; GO_component: GO:0010494 - cytoplasmic stress granule [Evidence IDA] [PMID 23451152]; GO_component: GO:0005829 - cytosol [Evidence IPI] [PMID 1474892]; GO_component: GO:0018444 - translation release factor complex [Evidence IDA] [PMID 7556078]; GO_function: GO:0003747 - translation release factor activity [Evidence IDA] [PMID 20947765]; GO_function: GO:0016149 - translation release factor activity, codon specific [Evidence IEA]; GO_function: GO:0016149 - translation release factor activity, codon specific [Evidence IMP,ISS] [PMID 9182990]; GO_process: GO:0006353 - DNA-templated transcription, termination [Evidence IMP] [PMID 23109428]; GO_process: GO:0006412 - translation [Evidence IEA]; GO_process: GO:0006415 - translational termination [Evidence IEA]; GO_process: GO:0006415 - translational termination [Evidence IGI,IMP] [PMID 18724935]; GO_process: GO:0006415 - translational termination [Evidence IDA] [PMID 20947765]; GO_process: GO:0006415 - translational termination [Evidence IMP,ISS] [PMID 9182990]) — MAPAQEETDAEKNIQIWKVKKLIKNLEQARGNGTSMISLIIPPKGQIPLTARMLADEYGTASNIKSRVNRLSVLSAITSTQQRLKLYNKVPPNGLVIYCGEIITEEGKERKVNIDFEPFKPINTSLYLCDNKFHTEALSELLESDSKFGFIVMDGNGALFGTLSGNTREILHKFTVDLPKKHGRGGQSALRFARLRDEKRHNYVRKVAEVAVQNFITADKVNVTGLVLAGSADFKTELSQSDLFDNRLQAKVIKIVDVSYGGENGFNQAIELSAETLSNVKFIQEKKLINAYFDEISQDSGKFCYGVDDTLKALDMGACETVIVFENLNIMRLTLKSADGESTVVVHAAKDAPNKDHLLDKAGNELEVVEEKPLLEWLAENYQSFGATLEFVTDRSSEGAQFVRGFGGIGAILRYKVNFEQLVDESDDEYFDDDDDYI, encoded by the coding sequence ATGGCACCAgctcaagaagaaacagatgcTGAGAAGAACATCCAGATCTGGAAGGTCAAGAAATTGATCAAGAACCTCGAGCAAGCTCGTGGTAATGGTACTTCGATGATTTCGCTAATTATCCCTCCAAAGGGCCAGATCCCCTTAACGGCGAGGATGCTTGCTGATGAGTACGGAACCGCTTCTAATATTAAATCCCGTGTCAACAGACTGTCGGTGCTGTCAGCCATCACTTCAACTCAACAAAGACTCAAGCTTTATAACAAGGTGCCACCTAATGGTTTAGTCATCTACTGTGGTGAAATTATCACTGAAGAAGGCAAAGAGAGAAAGGTCAACATTGATTTCGAGCCTTTTAAGCCCATCAATACTTCATTATACTTGTGTGATAACAAGTTTCACACTGAGGCCCTTTCAGAGCTGCTAGAGAGTGACTCTAAGTTCGGATTCATTGTTATGGATGGTAACGGAGCTCTTTTCGGTACTTTATCTGGTAACACTCGTGAGATTCTCCATAAATTCACAGTCGATTTACCCAAAAAGCACGGTCGTGGTGGTCAATCCGCGTTGCGTTTCGCCCGTCTCCGTGATGAAAAGCGTCATAATTATGTGCGTAAAGTAGCTGAAGTGGCGGTGCAAAACTTCATCACCGCTGACAAGGTTAATGTTACCGGTTTAGTGTTAGCAGGTTCTGCTGATTTCAAGACCGAATTATCACAATCCGACCTTTTCGATAACCGTCTGCAGGCCAAGGTCATCAAGATTGTCGATGTATCATATGGTGGAGAAAACGGATTCAACCAGGCCATTGAGTTGTCTGCTGAGACCCTGTCTAATGTTAAATTCatccaagaaaagaaactcATCAACGCATACTTCGACGAGATCTCGCAGGATTCTGGCAAGTTCTGTTATGGTGTCGACGATACCTTAAAGGCTCTCGATATGGGTGCCTGTGAAACTGTCATTGTATTTGAGAACCTCAACATCATGAGACTGACTCTTAAGAGCGCCGATGGCGAGTCGACTGTGGTGGTACACGCTGCAAAGGACGCTCCCAACAAGGACCACTTACTGGACAAGGCTGGCAACGAGTTAGAAGTCGTCGAGGAGAAGCCACTCCTGGAATGGCTTGCTGAGAACTATCAAAGCTTCGGTGCCACCCTAGAATTCGTCACTGACAGAAGTAGTGAAGGTGCCCAATTCGTGCGTGGTTTCGGTGGTATCGGAGCCATCCTCCGTTACAAGGTCAACTTTGAACAGCTTGTGGACGAGAGTGACGACGAATATttcgacgacgatgatgactacatttaa
- the STE24 gene encoding Ste24p (Highly conserved zinc metalloprotease; functions in two steps of a-factor maturation, C-terminal CAAX proteolysis and the first step of N-terminal proteolytic processing; contains multiple transmembrane spans; GO_component: GO:0005783 - endoplasmic reticulum [Evidence IEA]; GO_component: GO:0005789 - endoplasmic reticulum membrane [Evidence IEA]; GO_component: GO:0030176 - integral component of endoplasmic reticulum membrane [Evidence IDA] [PMID 11581258]; GO_component: GO:0016021 - integral component of membrane [Evidence IEA]; GO_component: GO:0016021 - integral component of membrane [Evidence ISM] [PMID 12192589]; GO_component: GO:0016020 - membrane [Evidence IEA,IEA]; GO_component: GO:0005741 - mitochondrial outer membrane [Evidence IDA] [PMID 16407407]; GO_component: GO:0005637 - nuclear inner membrane [Evidence IMP] [PMID 18923140]; GO_function: GO:0016787 - hydrolase activity [Evidence IEA]; GO_function: GO:0046872 - metal ion binding [Evidence IEA]; GO_function: GO:0004222 - metalloendopeptidase activity [Evidence IEA]; GO_function: GO:0004222 - metalloendopeptidase activity [Evidence IDA] [PMID 11581258]; GO_function: GO:0004222 - metalloendopeptidase activity [Evidence IMP,ISS] [PMID 9065405]; GO_function: GO:0008237 - metallopeptidase activity [Evidence IEA]; GO_function: GO:0008233 - peptidase activity [Evidence IEA]; GO_process: GO:0071586 - CAAX-box protein processing [Evidence IMP] [PMID 9065405]; GO_process: GO:0007323 - peptide pheromone maturation [Evidence IDA] [PMID 11581258]; GO_process: GO:0007323 - peptide pheromone maturation [Evidence IMP] [PMID 9065405]; GO_process: GO:0006508 - proteolysis [Evidence IEA,IEA]; GO_process: GO:0019236 - response to pheromone [Evidence IEA]) translates to MGFTAGQYLFTTYLSYRQYQVLKKPSPPKELDNVITQETFKKTQEYGRAKAKFGFFTSFFSFVQNVAILKYDLLPKMFGLAGKFLAAYGHSKWFSGLTAQSIVFLLGFQFVETIISLPLSLYSDFVIEERFGFNKQTIGLFFTDLVKSEILKIVIGAPLIAAILKIIDYFGDQFFFYLWLFMVGFQVVAIAVFPTLIQPLFNKLSPLEDGELKTSVENLAKRVQFPLNKLYVIDGSKRSSHSNAYFYGLPWSKQIVIFDTLIEKSTVDEVTAVLAHEIGHWALSHTTKMLLVAQAHLFAIFALFSAFIRNQSLYNSFGFFSSSSQYPILVGFILFGDILQPLESLLSFAMNLMSRSFEFQADDYAVNLNYGPELSKSLIGIHTENLSNVDADWLYSSYHHSHPILPERLKALRLATEAIQKKKH, encoded by the coding sequence ATGGGCTTCACTGCCGGACAATATCTATTTACGACATACTTAAGTTATAGACAGTATCAAGTGCTGAAGAAACCTTCTCCTCCCAAGGAGTTGGATAATGTCATCACTCAAGAGACGTTTAAAAAGACACAGGAATATGGTCGGGCCAAAGCCAAGTTTGGGTTTTTCACatcatttttttcgtttgttCAGAACGTGGCTATTCTAAAGTACGACTTATTGCCAAAGATGTTTGGCTTGGCCGGCAAATTTTTGGCTGCCTATGGCCATTCTAAGTGGTTCTCTGGTCTGACTGCTCAGTCGATTGTTTTCTTGCTTGGATTCCAATTTGTCGAGACTATCATCTCTTTACCATTGTCGTTGTATTCTGATTTTGTGATTGAAGAGCGTTTTGGATTCAATAAACAGACCATTGGCCTTTTCTTCACTGACCTGGTCAAATCTGAGATCCTGAAGATTGTTATTGGTGCCCCATTGATTGCTGCTATTTTGAAGATTATCGATTACTTCGGTGATCAATTCTTTTTCTATTTGTGGTTGTTTATGGTTGGTTTCCAAGTAGTTGCCATTGCCGTGTTCCCGACATTGATTCAACCTTTGTTCAACAAACTGAGTCCACTTGAGGATGGTGAGTTGAAGACCAGTGTTGAAAATCTTGCCAAGCGCGTTCAATTCCCACTCAACAAGTTGTACGTTATTGACGGATCCAAACGTTCTTCACACTCTAATGCCTATTTCTACGGTTTACCATGGAGCAAGCAGattgttatttttgataCTCTGATTGAGAAGTCTACTGTTGACGAAGTCACTGCTGTATTGGCGCATGAGATTGGTCACTGGGCTCTATCGCACACTACCAAGATGCTTCTTGTCGCACAAGCCCATCTGTTTGCCATTTTCGCTCTGTTCTCGGCATTTATTCGCAACCAATCACTGTACAATTCATTTGGATTCTTCAGCTCCTCATCTCAGTATCCTATTTTGGTTGGATTTATCCTGTTTGGTGACATTCTCCAACCCTTGGAGAGTCTTCTCAGTTTTGCCATGAACCTCATGAGCCGATCCTTTGAGTTCCAAGCAGACGACTACGCTGTCAATCTCAACTACGGACCCGAACTGTCGAAATCGCTCATTGGAATCCACACCGAAAACCTGTCCAACGTCGATGCCGACTGGCTCTACTCGTCCTACCACCACTCTCACCCCATTCTACCTGAACGTCTTAAGGCCCTGCGTCTTGCTACCGAGGCCatccaaaagaaaaagcacTAA
- the MUP1 gene encoding Mup1p (High affinity methionine permease; integral membrane protein with 13 putative membrane-spanning regions; also involved in cysteine uptake; GO_component: GO:0016021 - integral component of membrane [Evidence IEA]; GO_component: GO:0016021 - integral component of membrane [Evidence ISM] [PMID 12192589]; GO_component: GO:0005887 - integral component of plasma membrane [Evidence ISS] [PMID 8893857]; GO_component: GO:0016020 - membrane [Evidence IEA,IEA,IEA]; GO_function: GO:0000102 - L-methionine secondary active transmembrane transporter activity [Evidence IDA] [PMID 8893857]; GO_function: GO:0015171 - amino acid transmembrane transporter activity [Evidence IEA]; GO_process: GO:0003333 - amino acid transmembrane transport [Evidence IEA]; GO_process: GO:0006865 - amino acid transport [Evidence IEA]; GO_process: GO:0042883 - cysteine transport [Evidence IDA] [PMID 11330701]; GO_process: GO:0044690 - methionine import [Evidence IGI,IMP] [PMID 8893857]; GO_process: GO:0015821 - methionine transport [Evidence IDA] [PMID 11330701]; GO_process: GO:0000101 - sulfur amino acid transport [Evidence IMP] [PMID 8893857]; GO_process: GO:0006810 - transport [Evidence IEA]): MAFWESDKNSSTQVAKSDYESQKSSSPDSEIVVQEGGIQVIAPETSRSIGVVSATFLIFNRMIGTGIFATPGTIFGQCGSVGLTLFIWVVGALISAAGLMVYLEWGSMIPKNGAEKAYLEYFYRKPRLLMTSLYGSYMFFMAWAASNSIVCGQYLLLAGGVEPDRWNQRGVGLGCITFAFLVHGLALKWGLRIQNVLGIFKLIVIVIIVVIGWVAMSGRLNIERTHAFHNAFENTNADAYGIVNALYNVMWSFIGYSNANYALAETKNPHRILKIAAPLAITIVTILYMFVNLAYFAVVPRDQILNSGTILAGNFFGIVWGKRGETAMSVFVALSALGNVMAVIFSQGRIVQELGREGSLPFSRFFASSRPLNSPLAGLFEHWLICVIIILAVPPGDAYNFLVNLISYPYSIVNAFVALALIVIYINKKRYPEWNPPIKASLPVTVFFFLSSVYLIAAPYVPPRSAADSVYKSLPYYLHCVVAWGIFAVGGIYWLVWARIIPRIRGYTLDFEEYVDDDGWAKKKVVKIYKSD, encoded by the coding sequence ATGGCGTTTTGGGAGTCGGATAAAAATTCCTCTACGCAAGTAGCCAAGAGTGACTATGAATCTCAaaagtcttcttctcctgatAGTGAAATTGTCGTTCAAGAGGGTGGCATTCAGGTAATTGCTCCTGAAACTTCCCGTAGTATCGGTGTTGTTTCTGCtacttttttgattttcaatCGTATGATTGGTACTGGTATTTTTGCTACTCCTGGTACAATCTTTGGACAATGTGGATCGGTTGGTTTAACATTGTTCATCTGGGTCGTTGGTGCTTTAatttcagctgctggtttgaTGGTGTACCTCGAATGGGGATCTATGATTCCCAAGAATGGTGCTGAAAAGGCTTACTTGGAATACTTTTATCGTAAACCTCGTTTGCTGATGACCTCTTTATACGGCAGTTACATGTTTTTCATGGCATGGGCTGCTAGTAACTCTATTGTCTGTGGTCAATACTTGCTATTGGCTGGTGGCGTTGAACCCGATAGATGGAATCAACGTGGTGTTGGTCTCGGTTGTATCACTTTTGCCTTTTTGGTACACGGACTGGCTCTTAAATGGGGTCTTCGTATTCAAAATGTTCTCGGTATTTTTAAGCttattgttattgtcattattgttgttattggttGGGTTGCCATGTCTGGTCGTTTAAACATTGAACGTACCCATGCTTTTCACAATGCCTTTGAGAACACCAATGCTGATGCTTATGGAATTGTAAATGCCCTTTACAATGTCATGTGGTCGTTTATTGGTTATTCCAATGCCAATTATGCTTTGGCCGAGACTAAAAACCCTCATCGTATTCTCAAGATTGCCGCTCCTCTGGCCATTACTATTGTTACCATATTGTACATGTTTGTCAACTTGGCATACTTTGCAGTTGTTCCCCGTGATCAAATTCTCAACTCCGGTACTATTTTGGCTGGTAACTTTTTTGGAATTGTCTGGGGTAAGAGAGGTGAGACTGCTATGAGTGTTTTTGTTGCACTTTCTGCTCTTGGTAATGTCATGGCTGTCATTTTCTCTCAAGGGAGAATTGTCCAGGAGCTTGGTCGTGAAGGTTCCTTGCCATTTTCAAGATTTTTTGCTTCCAGTAGACCACTCAACTCACCTCTAGCTGGTCTGTTTGAGCACTGGCTTATCTgtgtcatcatcatcttggCTGTTCCTCCTGGTGATGCTTACAACTTCTTGGTCAATTTGATCTCATATCCTTACTCCATTGTTAATGCTTTTGTTGCTCTTGCATTGATTGTCATCTACATTAACAAGAAGAGATATCCTGAATGGAATCCTCCTATCAAGGCATCTCTTCCCGTCaccgtcttcttcttcctctcaTCTGTCTATCTTATTGCTGCTCCTTACGTTCCTCCTcgttctgctgctgacagtGTCTACAAGTCGCTCCCATACTATCTGCATTGTGTTGTCGCTTGGGGTATTTTCGCAGTGGGTGGTATTTATTGGCTTGTTTGGGCACGAATCATTCCTCGCATCAGGGGATATACCCTCGACTTTGAGGAgtatgttgatgatgatggcTGGGCCAAAAAGAAGGTCGTTAAAATTTACAAATCCGACTAA